The stretch of DNA CAGAACTTTTCAAAGACTCTACAGACATTTCAttctcaaaacattttttaatgttttctggcTCAATTCTTTTCAATCTTATCTTTTTCagccatgattttaaaattatttctctgtaataaaaaatgtaaaataagattttttggattttttcccaGACAGAAGCCGTTCCAACAATGTGTGGTTGTTTTATAGCCACATTTAATCATACTTTGCATGTATATATGACTATATCCTATAAATATTAGCTTTTGTCTGTAAGGTCAGGTACCATATCTTATACCATTTTGTCTACAATCAGCTAGCACAGTGGCTGACAAACAGCAGTTCACTCAACAAATACACAGGTGCAAATTTGAGGACAGAAAATTTCTTTAAGGAGATCAGATAAATGATTGCTTCTTTAAGAAATGCCTAGACATTTTCATCCTTTCATGATTGGTGGTAACTgcaatgagggaaaaaaaagcttttgtCAGTCCtatatttgaaaaatcaaagcTAAAATATACAATAGCGTATGTGATGCTCCTAACTGCTACTGACATATTCCATGTCAGTTCTTACATTTTAGCATCCATTGTTTTCACAaggtatttctgtgtattttgtttttgttttttttttttaataagtgatgGTTTTATTGGTAAAAGTAAACAGATAGTGTATGAAGTTATTTCAGATGACAGATTTAGTTGTTTTCTTTACAAGTAAAAGCTGCAATTACCATATTAAAACTTTAATGCAGGCTATCTACATATGGAGCTTTAGCCTCAggcctggagcagctgtgaaatGAAAGTTACCACACCATTCTAGTCCTTGGATATCAGTATATTGTCCTTCACCTTCCACCCTGTTTCCACTGAAATTTCCAGTGTACTTTGCCCCAGTTGGGAATGTATAAGTTCCCAGTCCATGAAACATATTGTCCTTAAAGTGTCCTTCATATATTGCTCCTGAAAAATGCTCAAGTCTTCCAAAACCATTCATCTTGTCATCTTTCCAGCTTCCTGTGTAGACAATCCCATTAGGAGTGGTATGAATACCTATTCCATTTCTCTCAATGACTCCAGAAGATGTTCTTGTACAGTCCCTATTTGACACAGGGCTGCGGGAGAGATTTTCTGGACTCTGTGATTCTCCCTGGGCCGCCAGCTCGGTGGCCTGGAGGGAAGAAGCCCTAGTTCAGCGCCGGGTGCGACATGGTTGctcatttctgtgtattttggagGAAATTGTTTTCTGGTCGGCTCTGAGTATCTCAGCTATAAACTGGGACACTTCAACTGTCAGAGAATTAACATGTTTATGGAACTAATCTGTCACTAATCTGGTGTACAAAacttctcttgttcctctgccaaGCCTATGCATCATGCTTTTagttgaaaatgttctgaaatttatACTTTATGCTTTGTCATTATCCAAACAGAAAAAACCCTtgtgtggaaaatactgaaagtgaaagtgaagtcgctcagtcatgtccgactctttacgacccgtggactgtagcccaccaagctcctccgtccatgggattctccaggcaagaatattggagtgggttgccatttccttctccaggggacattcctgatccagggatcgaacccaggtctcctgcattgcaggcagatgctttaacctctgcaccaccagggaagcccttatggaaaatggtaatatatatttattatgtgctgtgctgtgctcagtcgtgtctgactctttgcgaccccatggactgtagcctgccagactcctctgtccatggaattttgcaggcaaggatactatttggttgccattttctacttcagggatcccccaacccagggattgaactagcatctcttgcattggcaaatggattctttagcactgggccacctgggaagccatttaaTGATGCGCTTCCAATGAAATGAATGGATTTTTcagataatctttttttaatcccTGTATTTACTTTCTAATTCAAAATTTGCATTTGTAGTATATTCATGATGGACATAAAAGAACTTACACATTAGCCTGTGAATCAACCTCAGAAAAGTGGTAAGTAAggttttatacttttttaaaaatcaaatgactaATGTAACTTCAGGGAGAATCTAGCTTTATATTTGCATGCGAGGTTTTCGTCATTACGGAAAACTCTGAGAAAATGTACTTTCTTTGATGTTGATATATTTGAATGCTAATTTTGAGTCCAGTTGTTGAATTGATGGGAAATGAACACCCAAATATATATAATGCTAAGAAACTAAATCTTTCATTTAAATCAGTGGCAGAAATATTCAACCTTGTTTTAGTGGAAATAtcatgaaaaataatctgaattcTGTAAATATTCTCCACTCACTCAAAGTCTTCCAGAATTAAAATTTCACAGAACTTCTATAGCACACAGTGTgttcctgctaagttgcttcagttatgtccgactctgtgtgaccctatgtagcctgccaggctcctctgtccatgggattctccaggcaagaattctgaattgccatttccttctttaagggatcttcccaacccaaggatggaaccagcatctcttgcattcaggcacattctttaccacctgaactaccagggaagccccagtggacAGTGTGGTTTATATTAAATGTATAGAGGATGTGCGGTGCTTGGATCCAGAGAGATCTAACACAAGAGAAGTTCAGTCATAGGACTGGCACCTTGCTTCCTCAGAAATAAAGCACAAAACCAGCAGTCACATATTAGCATTTGTTTTTGGATCAGGCTTTATGCCATTATCAAAGTAGACCACAACTTAATAACACTCAAACTAGGTGGTTatttaagcaggaaaaaaaatagttgcttaactttatttaaaaaacaaagtagtttgtggtttatttttctttaatttttgagtTGATTATGATGACATTAATAATCCCAGCATGATTAGCAAATACCACTAGAagtttttctaggcaagaaaaagaagttaGTTAATGTTCTCAATGCCATAACTTATTAAATGATATGACAAATTTGTAGGAAAATGCCTTAGAGTGAATACTGATGTACTTCTCTTTCTCCAGTCCCCTTATTCAATGTTTATTTTGGTGaaagatgttgttgtttagtatctcagttgtggctgactctttgagaccccatggattgtagcccaccaggctcctctgtccatggaattctccaggcaagaacactgg from Ovis aries strain OAR_USU_Benz2616 breed Rambouillet chromosome 9, ARS-UI_Ramb_v3.0, whole genome shotgun sequence encodes:
- the LOC101118452 gene encoding MORN repeat-containing protein 2, which codes for MAFQAAQRASSLQATELAAQGESQSPENLSRSPVSNRDCTRTSSGVIERNGIGIHTTPNGIVYTGSWKDDKMNGFGRLEHFSGAIYEGHFKDNMFHGLGTYTFPTGAKYTGNFSGNRVEGEGQYTDIQGLEWCGNFHFTAAPGLRLKLHM